The Chitiniphilus purpureus sequence CTCGGTTTGGGCGAGGTGGGCGCCGACGGCGTGCTACGGTCCAAACGACTGCTTGCCACCGGGTGAGCTTGGGGAAGCAAGGAGGGGTGTCATCGCTCGCCTTGCTTGTCGGGACCTGATCCCTCAATCAATTTCTGGAGCAATACCCAATGGCTGTCACCGTTGAACAAAAGGCCGAGATCGTCAAGACATACCAGCGCGCCACCGGCGATACCGGTTCGCCCGAAGTGCAGGTGGCGTTGCTGACCGCGCGCATCAATGATCTGACCCCGCACTTCAAGGCCAATGCCAAGGATCACCACTCGCGCCGCGGCCTGCTGAAGATGGTGTCGCGCCGTCGCCGTCTGCTGGACTATCTCAAGCGCACCAATGTCGACAGCTACCGCGAATTGATCGCCAAGCTGGGTCTGCGCAAGTAATCCCGGCAAAAAGGTCGCAGCCATCAGGCTGCGACCTTTTTGTTTGGGCTTTCCCATTTGTCAAACAGCGGCTCCGGCGGCGGATGGGGAATATGGTCGTGCCGGGGCCGGCAATCGTCGTGCCGTGGTGAGCGCAGCGCAATGCTGCCGGACAACGGTGCATCGGCCCGATTGCAGCGGACTGCCGTTTACGCCCAGGGCTGAGGGTGCACTGTCGAGAAAAGGAAAATCCGTGTTCAATAAAATCGTCAAAACGTTCCAGTACGGCAAGCACACCGTGAAGCTGGAGACGGGCGAGATCGCCCGCCAGGCTTCGGGTGCCGTCGTCGTCTCGATGGACGACACCGTCGTTCTCGTGACCGTCGTGGCCGCCAAGGGCGTCAAGCCCGGTCAGGACTTCTTTCCGCTGACCGTCGACTACCAGGAGCGTACCTACGCTGCCGGCAAGATTCCGGGTGGCTTCTTCAAGCGCGAAGGCCGCCCCTCCGAAAAGGAAATCCTCACCAGCCGCCTGATCGATCGCCCGATCCGGCCGCTGTTCCCCGAAGGCTTCTTCAACGAAGTGCAGATCGTCGCCACCGTGCTGTCGGTCGATCCGCAGATCGATTCCGACATCCCGGCCATGCTGGGCGCCTCGGCGGCGCTCGCCATCTCGGGTGTGCCGTTCCAGGGCCCGATCGGTGCTGCGCGCGTGGGCTATGCCAACGGCCAGTACCTCCTGAATCCGAGCAAGGATGAACTCGGCGCGAGCCAGCTCGACCTCGTGGTCGCCGGCACGGAGCAGGCGGTGCTGATGGTCGAATCCGAGGCGCAGGAGCTGTCGGAGGAGGTGATGCTGGGCGCCGTGGTGTTCGGCCACGAGCAGATGCAGGCTGCCATCAAGGCGATCAACGAGCTGGCCGACGAAGTCAACCCCGAACTGTTCGACTGGGATGAGCCGAGCCGGGACGAAGCGCTGGAAGCGCAGATCGTCGCGCTCGTCGGCGACGACATCGCCCAGGCGTTCCGCATCGCGCAGAAGCAGGCACGCAATGCCAAGCTCAACGAAGCGTGGGACAAGGTCAAGGCCGCGCTGATCACCGAAGAGACCGAGACGCTGGTTGCCAACAAGATCCGCGGCATCTTCCACGATCAGGAAGCCAAGATCGTGCGCAACCAGATCCTGGACGGCTATCCGCGCATCGACGGTCGCGACACCCGCACCGTGCGCCCGATCGTGATCCGCACCGGCGTGCTGCCACGCACCCACGGCTCGGCGCTGTTCACCCGCGGCGAGACCCAGGGCCTCGTGGTTGCCACGCTTGGCACCAAGCTGGACGAGCAGAAGATCGACGCGCTGACCGGCGAATACAGCGACCGCTTCATGCTGCACTACAACTTCCCGCCGTATTCCACGGGCGAGACAGGCCGCGTGGGCAGCCCCAAGCGCCGCGAGATCGGCCACGGGCGCCTGGCCAAGCGCGCACTGATCGCCGTGCTGCCGAGCGCCGAGGAGTTCGGCTACTCGATGCGCGTGGTGTCCGAGATCACCGAATCGAACGGCTCGTCGTCGATGGCCTCGGTCTGCGGCGGCTGCCTGGCGTTGATGGATGCCGGCGTGCCGCTGAAGAAGCACGTGGCCGGCATCGCCATGGGCCTGATCAAGGAAGGCAACCGCTTCGCGGTGCTGACCGACATCCTGGGTGACGAGGATCACCTGGGTGACATGGACTTCAAGGTGGCCGGCACCGACAGCGGCGTGACCGCGCTGCAGATGGATATCAAGATCAACGGCATCACCAAGGAGATCATGAAGGTGGCGCTGGAGCAGGCCAAGGTCGGCCGGGTCCATATCCTTGACATCATGAAGGACGCGATCGGCAGCGCACGCGATGAAGTGAGCGCCCATGCACCGCGCCTGTACACCATGAAGATCAACCCGGAGAAGATCCGTGACGTGATCGGCAAGGGCGGTTCGGTGATCCGGGCGCTGACCGAGGAGACCGGCACCCAGATCGATATCCAGGAAGACGGCACCATCACCATCGCGTCGATCTCCGCCGAAGGGGCCGACGAGGCCAAGCGCCGCATCAGCGAGATCACGGCGGAAGTCGAGATCGGCAAGATCTATGAAGGTCCGGTGGTGAAGATCCTCGACAACAACGTCGGTGCCATCGTGTCGATCATGCCTGGCCGCGACGGGCTGGTGCACATCAGCCAGATCGCCAACGAGCGCATCAAGAATGTGAGCGACTACCTGAAGGAAGGCCAGGTCGTGCGCGTGAAGGCGCTGGAGCAGGACGAGAAGGGCCGGGTGCGTCTGTCGATCAAGGCCGTGCTGAACGACGAAGCACAGCAGCCGGTGGTTGGGGAGCCGGCGGCAGAGTAAGCCGACGCGCGTCACGCTGCGTATCGCACAACGCCCACCGTCGCAGGACGGTGGGCGTTGTCGTTTGTTGCCGTATCCCAATGAAGGCGATCACCCCGGGCGGGCAGCGCCAGGGCGGTCTGCCGGCCGGAGCGCCCGATCGCGCCGGCTGTGGTCTACTCGTGGCCGAAGGCGCGCTCGCGCAACTGCTTGAGCTGGTCGCGCAGGCCGGCTGCCTTCTCGAATTCGAGGTTCTTGGCCGCTTCCATCATCTCCTTCTCGATGCGCTTGAGCTCCTTGGCGAGCTGCTTCTCGTCCAACTCCTCCAATTGCCGCTGCCGCTTGCGCTCCAGCCGTGCATTGGTGGCGTCCTCTTCGTTGTAGACCCCGTCGATGATGTCCTTGATGCGTTTGGTCACGCTCTTGGGTTCGATGCCGTGCTCGGTGTTGAACGCCATCTGCTTGGCGCGGCGGCGTTCGGTCTCGCCGATCGCCCGGCGCATGCTGTCGGTCATGTTGTCGGCGTACAGGATGGCGGTGCCGTTCAGATTGCGCGCGGCGCGGCCGATGGTCTGGATCAGGCTGCGCTCGCTTCTGAGGAAGCCTTCCTTGTCCGCGTCGAGGATGGCCACCAACGAGACTTCAGGGATGTCCAGGCCCTCACGCAGCAGGTTGATCCCCACCAGCACGTCGAACACCCCCAGGCGCAGGTCGCGCAGGATCTCGACCCGCTCGACGGTCTCGATGTCCGAATGCAGGTAGCGGACCTTGACGCCATGCTCCGACAGGTATTCGGTGAGCTGCTCGGACATGCGCTTGGTCAGCGTGGTGATCAGCACCCGCTCGCCCACGGCGACGCGCTTGTTGATCTCGGAGAGCACGTCGTCCACCTGGGTGCCGACCGGGCGTACCTCGACCCGTGGATCGATCAGGCCGGTGGGGCGGACCACCTGTTCCACCACCTGACCCTGGTGCTTGGCCTCGTATTCGGCCGGCGTGGCGGAGACGAAGACGGTCTGCGGCATCAGCCGCTCGAATTCCTCGAACTTGAGCGGGCGGTTGTCCAGTGCGCTTGGCAGCCGGAAACCGTAGTCGACCAGGTTCTCCTTGCGCGCGCGGTCGCCTTTGTACATCGCGCCGATCTGCCCGATCATCACGTGCGATTCATCGAGGAACAGCAGCGAGTTGGCCGGCAGGTAGTCGATCAGCGTCGGCGGTGCTTCACCCGGGCGTTTGCCGGAGAAATGGCGCGAGTAGTTCTCGATACCCTTGCAAAAACCCATCTCGTTCAGCATTTCCAGGTCGAAGCGGGTGCGTTGTTCCAGCCGCTGCGCCTCGACCAGCTTCTGCTCCTGGTGGAAGAACGCCAGCCGGGTGCGCAGTTCATCCTTGATCGTCTCCACCGCGCGCAACACGGTCTCGCGCGGTGTCACGTAGTGGCTGGATGGGAACACGGTGAAGCGGCCGACGCGCTGCTTGATGTGGCCGGTGAGCGGGTCGAACAGGCTGAGCTTTTCCACCTCGTCGTCGAACAGGTCGATCCGCAGCGCGAGTTCGGCGTTTTCCGCCGGAAACACGTCGATCACGTCGCCGCGCACCCGGAAGGTACCACGGCCGAAGTCGAGTTCGTTGCGCTCGTACTGCATCGCGGTCAGCCGCTTGATGATGTCGCGCTGGGCGTGCGTCTCGCCCTCCTTCAGATGCAGGATCATCTGGTGGTAGTCGGATGGGTCGCCGATACCATAGATCGCGCTGACGGTGGCCACGATCACGCAGTCCGGACGCTCCAGGAGCGCCTTGGTGGCCGACAGCCGCATCTGTTCGATGTGCTCGTTGATCGACGAATCCTTCTCGATGAAGAGATCGCGGGACGGAACATAGGCTTCGGGCTGGTAGTAGTCGTAGTAGCTGACGAAATACTCGACCGCGTTCTCGGGAAAGAACTCGCGGAATTCGGCGTAGAGCTGCGCCGCCAGCGTCTTGTTCGGTGCCATCACCAGCGCGGGCCGGCCGGAGCGCGCGATCACATTGGCCATGGTGTAGGTCTTGCCCGAGCCGGTCACGCCGAGCAGCGTCTGGTATTTCAAGCCATCCTGCAGGCCTTCGACGAGGCCGGCAATCGCGCCGGGCTGATCGCCGGCCGGTGCAAAGGGCTGGAACAACTTGTACGGCGAGTCGGGATATTCGACAAACATAAGGACCTCGGACGGCGGGCAGGGCGGTGTCAATCGCCGCCCTGCGATGGATTCAACAGGCTGGCAAGCGGGGTGTGTGCGGCCTGGTCGGCATCGTCCAGCCACGGTTCAAGCCGCTGCACCAGCACCGCAAGCGAGTGATCGAGCCGGACCAGCTCGTCGCGGGGCAGGGTCAGCAGGGTTTCCTGCAGCAGACCGCGCGTCGGGCCGGTCACCCGTCCAAGGGCAGCATGTCCGGCCGGGGTCAGCTGCAGCCGGGTGACCCGGCGATCGGTATCGCCCTTGATCCGCTGCACCAGACCGCGCCGCGCCAGCTTTTCCAGCTGGTTGCTGGCGGTGGATTGGTGGATGGTCAGGCGCTGCGCCACCTGTCCCAGGGTCAGGCCCGGTTCCTTGCCCACTTCCTTGAGAAACCACAGCTGCGCACCGGACAGACCGCTTTGCCGGTACATGTTGCGGTATTGTTCCTGCATCGCGGCGATGATGAGGCGGAATTTCTGCAGTACCGCCAACGGCAGGTCCTGCTCCGGTGCGACGGCCGGTGGGGGGGCGAGCTGCGGTATGGTGGTCATGTGCTCAAGCCTGTCATCTCGATAGCGGGTCGGGCCGGCCCCGACTGGGGCATCCCGGGCTGCCGCCACCGGGCATTGGGATACGCCGCGAACGGCCGCCTGCCCAGCGCGCGATGGCGCACTTCAGCCGCGGGCAGTCGTCGATTGTAGCGCGCAAACGCTGCCCGATGGCGTATCCCGCCGGCCAGCTGCGCAACGCACCGCGATCCTGGTCCGGGTGTCCCGGCGGCGATTGGGCTGCGGCGAAAAAAAGCCCGCCGGTGAGGGCGGGCCAAGGTTACTGCCGTGATCGTGATGATTACAGCGCGCTGTGCCGCAGTTGTTCGAGAATCGCCGGGTTTTCCAGCGTGGAGACGTCCTGGGTGATCTCCTCGCCCTTGGCGATCACGCGCAGCAGGCGGCGCATGATCTTGCCCGAGCGGGTCTTGGGCAGGTTGTCGCCGAAGCGGATCTCGTCGGGCTGGGCGATCTTGCCGATTTCGTGCGCCACCCACTCGCGCAGGTCCTTGGCGATCTTCTTCGCCTCCTCGCCCTCCGGACGGGCGCCCTTGAGCACGACGAAGGCAACGACCGCCTCACCCTTGATCTCGTGCGGCTTGCCGACCACGGCGGCCTCGGCCACCAGCGGGTTGGCGACCAGCGCCGATTCGATCTCCATCGTGCCAAGGCGGTGGCCCGACACATTCAGCACGTCGTCGATGCGGCCCATGATCCAGATGTAGCCGTTCTCGTCGAAATGGGCCGAGTCGCCGGCAAGGTAGAGCTTGCCGTTGAAGTCGTCCGGGAAATAGGTCTTCTTGAAGCGCTCGGCATCGCCCCAGATGGTGCGCACCATCGACGGCCAGGGCTTTTTCACCACCAGGAAGCCACCCTTGCCCGGCTCGACCGGCGCACCGGCCTCGTCGACGATGTCGGCGATGATGCCCGGCAGCGGCAGCGTGCACGAGCCGGGCTTGGTCGCCACGGCGCCGGGCAGCGGCGCGATCATGTGGGCGCCGGTCTCGGTCTGCCACCAGGTGTCGACGATGGGGCAGCGGCTGCCGCCGACCACCTCGTAGTACCACATCCACGCCTCGGGATTGATCGGCTCGCCCACAGTGCCCAAAAGGCGCAGGCTGGACAGGTCGTGCTGCTTGGGCAGCTCACCGCCCAGCTTGATCAGCGAACGGATCGCGGTCGGGGCGGTATAGAAGGTGGTGACCTTGTGCTTGGCGATCATCTGCCAGAAGCGGCTGGCATCGGGGTAGGTCGGCACGCCTTCGAACACCACCTGCGTCGCACCAATGGCGAGCGGGCCGTAGCATACGTAGCTGTGGCCGGTGACCCAGCCCACGTCCGCCGTACACCAGTAGACGTCGCTGTCCTTGTAGTCGAACACCCACTTCATCGTGACGAGCGCGCCCAGCAGATAGCCGCCGGTGCTGTGTTGGATGCCTTTGGGTTTGCCGGTGGAGCCGGAGGTGTAGAGGATGAAGAGCGGGTGCTCGGCCTCGACCCATTCGGGCTCGCATTCGGCCGGCTGGCCCTGGACCAGCTCATGCCACCAGACGGTGCGGGCGGCGTCCCATTGCTCGGGCGCATTGCCGGTACGCTGGAACACCACCACCTTCTCGATCGAGTCGCAGCCGCCAAGGGTGAGCGCCTCATCGGTGGTCGCCTTGAGCGGCACAGCCTTGCCACCGCGGACCGATTCATTGGCGGTGATCACGATCTTGGCCTGCGCATCGGCGATGCGGTCGCGCAGAGCGCCGGCCGAGAAGCCGCCGAACACCACCGAGTGGATCGCACCGATGCGCGCGCATGCCTGCATGGCCACCACGGCTTCGATGCCATGCGGCATGTAGATCACCACGCGCTCGCCCTTCGTGACGCCCAGGCTCTTGAGCCCGTTGGCGAACTGGCAGACGCGCTGGTAGAGGTCACGGTAGGTCACCTTGGTGACCGTGCCGTCGTCCGCTTCGAAGATGATGGCAACCTTGTTGCCACGCGCTTCGAGATGGCGGTCGATGCAGTTGTACGACACGTTGAGGATGCCGTCCTCGAACCACTTGAAGAACGGCGCGTTGTCCTGGTTCAGTACCTTGGAAAACGGCTTCTTCCAGACCATC is a genomic window containing:
- the rpsO gene encoding 30S ribosomal protein S15 — translated: MAVTVEQKAEIVKTYQRATGDTGSPEVQVALLTARINDLTPHFKANAKDHHSRRGLLKMVSRRRRLLDYLKRTNVDSYRELIAKLGLRK
- the pnp gene encoding polyribonucleotide nucleotidyltransferase, producing MFNKIVKTFQYGKHTVKLETGEIARQASGAVVVSMDDTVVLVTVVAAKGVKPGQDFFPLTVDYQERTYAAGKIPGGFFKREGRPSEKEILTSRLIDRPIRPLFPEGFFNEVQIVATVLSVDPQIDSDIPAMLGASAALAISGVPFQGPIGAARVGYANGQYLLNPSKDELGASQLDLVVAGTEQAVLMVESEAQELSEEVMLGAVVFGHEQMQAAIKAINELADEVNPELFDWDEPSRDEALEAQIVALVGDDIAQAFRIAQKQARNAKLNEAWDKVKAALITEETETLVANKIRGIFHDQEAKIVRNQILDGYPRIDGRDTRTVRPIVIRTGVLPRTHGSALFTRGETQGLVVATLGTKLDEQKIDALTGEYSDRFMLHYNFPPYSTGETGRVGSPKRREIGHGRLAKRALIAVLPSAEEFGYSMRVVSEITESNGSSSMASVCGGCLALMDAGVPLKKHVAGIAMGLIKEGNRFAVLTDILGDEDHLGDMDFKVAGTDSGVTALQMDIKINGITKEIMKVALEQAKVGRVHILDIMKDAIGSARDEVSAHAPRLYTMKINPEKIRDVIGKGGSVIRALTEETGTQIDIQEDGTITIASISAEGADEAKRRISEITAEVEIGKIYEGPVVKILDNNVGAIVSIMPGRDGLVHISQIANERIKNVSDYLKEGQVVRVKALEQDEKGRVRLSIKAVLNDEAQQPVVGEPAAE
- the uvrB gene encoding excinuclease ABC subunit UvrB: MFVEYPDSPYKLFQPFAPAGDQPGAIAGLVEGLQDGLKYQTLLGVTGSGKTYTMANVIARSGRPALVMAPNKTLAAQLYAEFREFFPENAVEYFVSYYDYYQPEAYVPSRDLFIEKDSSINEHIEQMRLSATKALLERPDCVIVATVSAIYGIGDPSDYHQMILHLKEGETHAQRDIIKRLTAMQYERNELDFGRGTFRVRGDVIDVFPAENAELALRIDLFDDEVEKLSLFDPLTGHIKQRVGRFTVFPSSHYVTPRETVLRAVETIKDELRTRLAFFHQEQKLVEAQRLEQRTRFDLEMLNEMGFCKGIENYSRHFSGKRPGEAPPTLIDYLPANSLLFLDESHVMIGQIGAMYKGDRARKENLVDYGFRLPSALDNRPLKFEEFERLMPQTVFVSATPAEYEAKHQGQVVEQVVRPTGLIDPRVEVRPVGTQVDDVLSEINKRVAVGERVLITTLTKRMSEQLTEYLSEHGVKVRYLHSDIETVERVEILRDLRLGVFDVLVGINLLREGLDIPEVSLVAILDADKEGFLRSERSLIQTIGRAARNLNGTAILYADNMTDSMRRAIGETERRRAKQMAFNTEHGIEPKSVTKRIKDIIDGVYNEEDATNARLERKRQRQLEELDEKQLAKELKRIEKEMMEAAKNLEFEKAAGLRDQLKQLRERAFGHE
- a CDS encoding MarR family winged helix-turn-helix transcriptional regulator, whose product is MTTIPQLAPPPAVAPEQDLPLAVLQKFRLIIAAMQEQYRNMYRQSGLSGAQLWFLKEVGKEPGLTLGQVAQRLTIHQSTASNQLEKLARRGLVQRIKGDTDRRVTRLQLTPAGHAALGRVTGPTRGLLQETLLTLPRDELVRLDHSLAVLVQRLEPWLDDADQAAHTPLASLLNPSQGGD
- the acs gene encoding acetate--CoA ligase, which gives rise to MSSIDSVLKETRLFPPSDDFRVKANVSGMEGYNALCEQANVNYEGFWGDLARELMVWKKPFSKVLNQDNAPFFKWFEDGILNVSYNCIDRHLEARGNKVAIIFEADDGTVTKVTYRDLYQRVCQFANGLKSLGVTKGERVVIYMPHGIEAVVAMQACARIGAIHSVVFGGFSAGALRDRIADAQAKIVITANESVRGGKAVPLKATTDEALTLGGCDSIEKVVVFQRTGNAPEQWDAARTVWWHELVQGQPAECEPEWVEAEHPLFILYTSGSTGKPKGIQHSTGGYLLGALVTMKWVFDYKDSDVYWCTADVGWVTGHSYVCYGPLAIGATQVVFEGVPTYPDASRFWQMIAKHKVTTFYTAPTAIRSLIKLGGELPKQHDLSSLRLLGTVGEPINPEAWMWYYEVVGGSRCPIVDTWWQTETGAHMIAPLPGAVATKPGSCTLPLPGIIADIVDEAGAPVEPGKGGFLVVKKPWPSMVRTIWGDAERFKKTYFPDDFNGKLYLAGDSAHFDENGYIWIMGRIDDVLNVSGHRLGTMEIESALVANPLVAEAAVVGKPHEIKGEAVVAFVVLKGARPEGEEAKKIAKDLREWVAHEIGKIAQPDEIRFGDNLPKTRSGKIMRRLLRVIAKGEEITQDVSTLENPAILEQLRHSAL